From Bradyrhizobium sp. 4:
GGCGCAGGATCCCATCTCGGTCAAGGCACTGCCGTCCCAACCGGACAGCGGGCGAGTGGTGGAAAAGTCGTGAAGTTTCCGACAGGAGCGGAAGGCAAACGGCTCCAGATTTCGCGCGGAGTGATATCCGTTTCTCCTTGTTTGACGGCGAATGCCCTCGCCGAAGATCGATCGGCGGTAAGTCCTCCCTGCCGACGAAAGCTGGTGCGATGCGTAAAGCAGCGTCGTTCCTGCGTGACTTTCGCCTGGCCTCCGGAGGAGGCCGGGCTTTTTTTGGTGCGCCAGGCATGGCGCGGACCGCCGTGACTGGCGCGATTCGACCGGAGTGGTGTCCGGTCGATGACTTGGAGGTCAGAGTCCTTTCCTGGGCACCATCAACTTCTTGATGTGCAGCAATTCGAGAAGTTATGCTCTTTCAGAGTGTTGCGCTGGCCCCGACTGTGTAACAATGGGGTGTAACATTGCTGTTCAGGGTTGTTCGGCCGATGCGCTGGGACGGGTCTCGCTTTCCTTCATTCGTGCGGCGCATTCCAGCGGACGTCCGCCCCAAGGCTGCGGGCATCGAGCTGGCTATTCCGCTCGGTGATGATTTCGTTTTTGTGACGCCTAGCGAGAGCGCTCAGGCCGTTCGATTTTCCCTCCGCACCCACAGAGCCCAGCGAAGCGAAGTCGCGCATGGAGTCGCCGCGGCCTATCTAGAGGGTGTTTGGCAGGCCGTCCGCAATGACGCTCCCGTGCATCCGACCCACCGCCAGGCAACGGCCTTGGCAGGCGAACTCCATCGCGTCTGGACGGACAGCGAGAGCCGCGCCCGGAGTGTCGCCATAGTTCATGCGCCGGGTGTCGGCTGGCTGGACGCCGGACACTGAGAGTCACGAGGAGCAGGAAGCTCACTGGGCGGCCGTAACGGAGATGTGGGAGAGGGTCGGCCAAAAAAATAGAGAAGCTGCTCGGGCCCATCGTGGACCGCGTCTTACTGACCAAGGGCATCCGCGGCGTGGACAGCGAATCGCGCGCTCTCTTGATGACCGGCTTTGGATGGCGCTGAGGGACGCGTTCGCAAGCCGGCACCGCAACGCTGGCCGCGACTGTTCGTCCGACCCCAAGGCGGGCCTCTGGCGCCCGTGGAAGCGACCATGGACACCCGCCAAGCGCTTGATGCAACGTGGGCTCGATCCGGAGCGGGCATGGCAGTCGGCCTTCAACGGCCGTGGCCTGGTGGAATGCCGGGGCCAGCCACATGAACGACGCTTATCGCGCCGCCTTTTTCGTGCACCTCGGTCTGCCGTTCCTCATTGGACTGCACCGCCATCTCAATCGGGCTTGACTAACCGCGGTTTACGGGTCCGTACGTAGGGTGGTGTGGGAGGGGGAAGCCGCGAGGCTTCCTCCTACCCGATCGCTTGGTTATGAGTGACAGCACGGGATCATTCATTTTAACGTCATTGCGGGACGCCGGGTTCTTGCGTCGCATCTGTTATCATTCGGCAAGATATGAGGCCGGTGCTGTTAATCCTATCTGTCTATTGAAGGCTTTGGCGTCGTGTTCGTCCGGGTGGGTAGTATCGGATACTCGATCTTAGGTAGCCGCCCGGTAAGCGAATTCAGGAACGCGACAATGTCGTTTTCCTCCCCATCGCTAAGCTTGGCGCCGAGCTGGATTTCACTCATCAAGGCAACAGCTTGCTTCAGGCTCCAAACCTGGCCCGAATGGAAGTAAGGGGCTCGCAAAGCAACGTTCCGCAACGGCGCAGCGCGGAAGACATATTCGTCGCCGACCGCCTTGGTGACCGCGAATCGGCCCTTATCGGCTTGCGGAAGCAGGGTTGCGTCCGGCTTCTTCATCACGCCGAACTGGAAGTAGGCCTGTCCACCGACATTGATTCCATTGTGGCAAGAGGAGCATCCCTTCTCCATAAACAGCGCCAACCCTGACTTCTGCTGATCATCGAGAGCATGTGTATTGCCCTCCAAATACTGATCGAACGGGGCCGCAGGTGTGATGAGAGTGGCTTCAAAAGCCTCGATTGCCTTCGCAAAGTTTTCAAAGCTGACCGGTCTCGCCTCGTTCGGGAAAGCATTTTTGAACAA
This genomic window contains:
- a CDS encoding cytochrome-c peroxidase, giving the protein MNKSIRELRLVAEASVLAIGLLMSSGASADDDLMRTARQIFHPIPSIIPAVKDNPVTHEKVELGKILFFDPRLSASEIISCNTCHNLGSGGVDAGPTSVGHGWKVGLRRAPTVYNAVFNSAQFWDGRAADLKAQATGPVQASAEMNATPDHVLDTLNSMASYVVLFKNAFPNEARPVSFENFAKAIEAFEATLITPAAPFDQYLEGNTHALDDQQKSGLALFMEKGCSSCHNGINVGGQAYFQFGVMKKPDATLLPQADKGRFAVTKAVGDEYVFRAAPLRNVALRAPYFHSGQVWSLKQAVALMSEIQLGAKLSDGEENDIVAFLNSLTGRLPKIEYPILPTRTNTTPKPSIDR